ttttcattgatcagtgaagaggagcgaaacgaacaccacagaaagtccgaagtccggctttagccggacgctcagactagtaaattaataatagtgacattttctgtaaaattagaattgtgattttctaacaacgttttcttctttttcttaaagaaaatttaggCTAAagattcatagttttcttagtaaacgcgtcagttctacatttggagaacacaCAAACTTCATCTTTAAGcactctttcgataccaatctAATATAGACACGATttggaatcattactcaaagtataggtttcttttttgtttcttccaacagttatcacacaGTGacgtttcacataaaatgaagtgaatgacatcatcgtactgatgaaGATAGCGTCCCACATCAGATCATCGTCCCAGATCAAACAATTGgctaaaacaacaacaaacaactaaacagttggctactatataatcagcagttagcattcctgtttccattttctgaagaacgaaagagtcgtagaggtgaaacgcAACGCGGAAAGTGGATACTACTATGAAACGTTTGTGACGTTCCacttaccttttgcgacatgcacacggaGTTACTGTgcgatacttctacaccaTGGCACAggaatccgacgccggtggacccgtcgcaccccatattatagctgaCTGACGctggcgcgccaatccgacgccggtggacccgttgcacctcattttatggatatcggGCGTCGAGGCCCCAACTCAACGacatgggacccgtcgcaccccgttttcaaatttcatgactgacacacacgtgacagaataagcccgttatatCATAGCATGATAGagaatcatgatcatgattctCCATCGAGCGACTCCAACGTCCCGCGTAGAGAAATGCCTCTAAACTGCATCTTGCCATGAGTGGATTTAGTCACCTTGATAAACTCAGAGTCTCTCTGCATTTCAATTGTAGGCTGTAAGTCCCTGTTCTTGTTCTTCACGCGTGCTTCTGCAGCCAATTTTGGCGTCGAatcatcaaaaataaaattgtaaaaggTGTAATCTTCCCTGCCGAACTTCTCTAGGTGCGTATGACAGACAGTAACTAGACTGGatgatagttgccgatgtcctGTGGGTCTTCCTTCTTACACAacagcacggtcttgctggttttgcATGTATTAATAACTCTGCATTTCGACAGATAATGACTGAAGACCTCACCAGTGTGTTGATGAAAACTGACGGTAGATTCTGCAAATGGTCAGActtgattctgtcgggaccgggtaaAGTACTTCAGCGACACGATGCCAGGTCGGACATTAGAAGGGAGCATTTTTGGAATGAAGTGTCTATCTTTTCTCATATGGTGGATGATCAGCCAAGTGGTCGTGGCTGTCGATTAGATCTGAGTAGTAGTCGTTAATGACTTTCTCCGTCGCCCTTCCCAATTTTGTAGCTGCTTCATCTGAGTTCCAAAGGGcggtcatttttgttttccgaTTGGCGAAGTCCCGACAGGCATAGCgaaggtcttcttttatcgatTTCGTGCTCGCGAATTCGGAAGTGAGTTCATGGTTGCCTGCAGCTCCACGCTAACGTATTAGCTCTAGAGGTTCCAGAGATAGACGTCTCCTGCTGGCTTTGAAACTCGTTGTTTTCCTCGTACAGTCGCAAAGATGTTCCTCAAGCCGATCATATTCGTCGTTCACGCATTCAATGacggtatcttcccaaaaaGCCGAAGAGCGCGGAGGGAAGGTGATGtgaaagaggtgagcacggaccCCTGTGTTCCTAGTCGTAGTTTTTGATGATcgtttcaaataattttttttacggaaatagCTCATTTCCTTCTCATCTTATTCATTTGTAGACTTAGATATACAAAGCAGAAGCATCCAAAAACGTTCTCTTTGTCAAGTGTGAATGGAGAACGCATCAAAGGCCCATTCGTTTGCCACAAGCATTACTGTTCAGCTGGGGACCAATATTTTTAAACGATTCGTGGAATTTGTCAGCATTAATTTTGTTTAGTTGATGTTTTGTTGTGAAAACGATATCATCACCAAATCAGAGATGGTGCGGCAGTCACTCGTCAACCATCACTCTTGTACTGTCCTATTCAAAAATTCGCATTGCGTCGACTATGAGTATTTTGCAGTagagtattttatttttgacgaGGACTGTGTCATCATGTGCAACCCGATTATGTTCTTTAAGAATGGTGAAATTCTGGAGGATTATAGATAATTCAAAGCGCATTTCTTGTAAGTTAACAAGGTCGGCTGTTTGTGGCTTCTATGAACGCATCTGCATCTACTAAATCGATGGTCTGAAAGTAGACACTCTTCTTAGCTCGAAACAGTGTGACTGTCTTCAATCAATGCTTCTGAAAAGCCTTTCCCAAAACTCTGCATGCTTACTTTTTCTCATCTGATATTCTTTTAAACCCGTTAGGAATTACTACTGAAAAGAGGTTGTAGCTGACAACAAGTGGATTGAACAATAATTGCCAGTCCCATGttgattctttttcttgtattaTCAACACGGTCTTGGTGGTATTCCGGCAACTGGCAACCTTCTCTTTTGATAGATAatacgagaagaaaattaccAGAGCGTTGTTGAGAACACTCGAAAGATGCTTTATGTGTTCAGAGTCCATTCTGCCGGTACCGGCTTCCATACGGCTGTTTACCAAAGACAGCGGTACATGTCGTACTGAGGATTTGATGGAGAGGACCTCTCAAATGACATTCCCCTGTTCCCTCGGACGGTGAGAAGAGTAGTGAACATGGTTGTCGAAAAGATCGGAGAAAAAGTCGTgtataattttcttcattctcttcTTTGATGAAATGATTGTTCCATCCTTAGGTTCCAGAaagaggtaatttttttttccgattggCGAAGTTTAGCGAATGCTATTTCCTGCGTCTGCaacttcagccaacacttctgttCTTCTCCGTTCGAGGTCCTCTTTTATCGCTTCTCTGCAACGATTGCTAGCTCGGAAGTGAATTCAAGATTGCCTGCAGCTCCTGCAGCTCCACGTTACCGTATTAGCTCTAGAGGTTCCAGAGACAAGCGCCTCTCTAAAACTCACGCTTTCCTCGTGAAGATGTTCCTCCAGCCGGTCATATTCGTCGTGCACGCTATTCGCGACGGCGTCTTCCCAAAAGCTGAAAAACACAGCGAAGAGGTCCAAGTCTACGATTGTTCGTGAAATTTCCTTTGTAAACCTCGCAACTTTCTCTCCTCTACGTGCAAAGGATTTTTAGAGGATGGTCCTATCCCACATAGAATATTGACACAACAGCAACATCTCCCTGGCAAAAACtattactgacgatgatgtggtcaatttggTACACTCCATCGGGTAACTCCCACCGTCACCGGTCCAGCGTacagaggagggcttctgaatTGCAaattcccatggatggtcttagtcgccATGACAAACTCGGAAAGCTTCTCCCCCTGTTCAATCCATTGATGGTCGTGAGTTCCGATGTGAAGATCCtcacacatttttctggaGCCAATTTTAGcattgaaatcgccaactgtAACCTTGTAGAATGTATGATCTTccctgtagaacttctcctgGTCCATGAAGAAAGCTTCTACTTCTTCCTCTTTGTAGCTTGATACTGGGTGTGTTAaggacgaagatagtcaatgCTGGCACTGAACCACACCCCTCAGCCATAAACGTCCGCATCGGGTTGCTGgatgttcgaaagagtcgatgttcattgcattactcgtgttgacgaggacaccaactccaccaGCTCCTTCACTGTTGCAAAGACAGTTTCTCTCTAGTTTCGTGAACGGCGTTCATTAGATGACATCGTCTCTTCTTGGTCAGTCCAATGATGTTGTCACTAATTTCCCTAGCTTTCATTTTCAGATCATcaatggccgcttccgatgtgTTGTAAATACAGATTGTCAGCCTAATCCATCTCCGTTTCGGCAGCGTACAGAAGCTTAGGACTTCTGCAAGCGCCTCCTTGCTGTTGCTAATACTGGTTCAAGAGACCTTCTTATGACCGCATCGTGtacaaagttttcaaaatcatAGGCTGGTTGCAGGCCTTTGGTCTTATGGGGGTTGTCGGAAGAAGTGACCTCTTTCCGAATGGACAAAGAGAGATTATTTGTCAAAAGCGCACCTCAAATTCACTTGATTGTATGTTTGTGGCCGAAACGACAAGAGTTTGAGAACTGGATAACATCTGCCCTTACTGCTACACCATTTTAAACT
This is a stretch of genomic DNA from Necator americanus strain Aroian chromosome II, whole genome shotgun sequence. It encodes these proteins:
- a CDS encoding hypothetical protein (NECATOR_CHRII.G5547.T1), with product MDQEKFYREDHTFYKVTVGDFNAKIGSRKMCEDLHIGTHDHQWIEQGEKLSEFVMATKTIHGNLQFRSPPLYAGPVTVGVTRWSVPN